In Burkholderia sp. NRF60-BP8, a single window of DNA contains:
- a CDS encoding YggL family protein — MSQRHNRRQRKKLHIGEFQELAFNATAHYRNDMTDLERGQLIDAFIDFVEANGLLTVASADEGIGAYVISGAPRGTTTDADRELVRGWLADRPELTDVKVSEFTDAWYPDA; from the coding sequence ATGAGCCAACGCCACAACCGCCGCCAGCGCAAGAAACTCCACATCGGCGAATTCCAGGAACTCGCGTTCAACGCCACCGCGCATTACCGCAACGACATGACCGACCTCGAGCGCGGCCAGTTGATCGATGCGTTCATCGACTTCGTCGAAGCGAACGGGCTGCTGACCGTCGCGTCCGCGGACGAAGGCATCGGCGCATACGTGATCTCCGGCGCGCCGCGCGGCACGACGACCGACGCCGACCGCGAACTCGTGCGCGGATGGCTGGCCGACCGTCCGGAGCTGACCGACGTCAAGGTCAGCGAATTCACCGACGCGTGGTATCCGGACGCCTGA
- a CDS encoding PRC-barrel domain-containing protein — translation MSGGLPFPASRKSLPSSTVFLILAVAALLSGCGLLPVQNPPAPISEALVEPVEETAGEPLTMPPVPAPTQPEEPEAPKKPHREVARPKPVQRPESPTPPPPPPAPLVATRALDRTQIHALLDSEVARRNGKVVGRAVDMVVDASGKPREMIVNLQGFMGIGDRKVIFPWNVFRFTPGGKQEPIVLDVPSGDLPPAARPKAAPLSGSAAASPATRLPMLDSDVERPNGTKIGRIVDVLIDRGAQPQAVVLDLGGLVNTDRRSIAASWGALRFVTRDKALHPQLDLNDAQIKASPPYAADKPIVAVFPPVAPAAPASSASAIR, via the coding sequence ATGAGCGGCGGACTCCCGTTTCCCGCATCCCGCAAGTCGTTGCCGTCCTCGACGGTCTTCCTGATTCTCGCCGTCGCCGCGTTGCTGTCCGGCTGCGGGCTGCTGCCGGTCCAGAACCCGCCCGCGCCGATCAGCGAGGCGCTCGTCGAGCCCGTCGAGGAGACCGCCGGCGAGCCGCTGACGATGCCGCCCGTGCCCGCGCCGACGCAACCGGAGGAACCGGAAGCGCCGAAGAAGCCGCACCGCGAGGTGGCACGGCCGAAGCCCGTGCAACGCCCCGAATCGCCGACCCCGCCGCCGCCGCCGCCCGCGCCGCTCGTCGCGACGCGCGCGCTCGACCGCACCCAGATCCATGCGCTGCTCGACAGCGAGGTCGCGCGCCGTAACGGCAAGGTGGTCGGCCGCGCGGTCGACATGGTGGTCGACGCGAGCGGCAAGCCGCGCGAGATGATCGTCAACCTGCAGGGCTTCATGGGGATCGGCGACCGCAAGGTCATCTTCCCGTGGAACGTGTTCCGCTTCACGCCGGGCGGCAAACAGGAGCCGATCGTGCTCGACGTGCCGTCGGGCGACCTGCCGCCCGCCGCGCGGCCGAAGGCGGCGCCGCTGTCGGGGTCGGCCGCGGCGTCGCCGGCGACGCGGCTGCCGATGCTCGACAGCGACGTCGAGCGTCCGAACGGCACGAAGATCGGCCGCATCGTCGACGTGCTGATCGACCGCGGCGCCCAGCCGCAGGCCGTCGTGCTCGATCTCGGGGGGCTCGTCAATACCGACCGCCGTTCGATCGCCGCGAGCTGGGGCGCGCTGCGCTTCGTCACGCGCGACAAGGCGCTGCACCCGCAGCTCGACCTGAACGACGCCCAGATCAAGGCATCGCCGCCGTACGCGGCCGACAAGCCGATCGTCGCCGTCTTCCCGCCTGTCGCCCCGGCCGCGCCGGCTTCGTCTGCGAGTGCCATCCGATGA
- a CDS encoding MFS transporter: protein MTIKHSVSVRSLRSLDWLNFFVANVQTGFGPFIASYLASHKWTQGEIGMVLSIGTISAMVSQVPGGAAVDALKNKKGAAAWAIAAIILSAVLLASSPTIVPVIAAEVFHGFASCMLVPAMAAISFSLVGRADLGDRLGRNARWASIGSAVAAGLMGLTGEYFSARAVFWLTAVLALPALFALAMIQPTHEVIPQSSKHDDADEGEERETLLELLRDRRMLIFAACVVLFHLSNAAMLNLAAGEVTAGMGENVQLVIAACIIVPQAIVAMLSPWVGRSAQRWGRRPILLLGFSALPVRALLFAGVSSPYLLVPMQMLDGISAAVFGVMLPLIAADVAGGKGRYNLCIGLFGLAAGIGATLSTAVAGYVADHFGNAVSFFGLAAAGALAVLLVWLVMPETRVENGDATAAEPAAASPEQAH, encoded by the coding sequence ATGACGATCAAGCATTCCGTCAGCGTTCGCAGTCTGCGCTCCCTCGACTGGCTCAACTTTTTCGTTGCAAACGTTCAAACCGGGTTCGGTCCGTTCATCGCGTCCTATCTCGCGTCGCACAAGTGGACGCAGGGCGAGATCGGCATGGTGCTGTCGATCGGCACGATCAGCGCGATGGTCAGCCAGGTGCCGGGCGGCGCGGCCGTCGACGCGCTGAAGAACAAGAAAGGCGCGGCCGCGTGGGCGATCGCGGCCATCATCCTGTCCGCGGTCCTGCTCGCGTCGAGCCCGACGATCGTGCCGGTGATCGCCGCCGAGGTGTTCCACGGCTTCGCGAGCTGCATGCTGGTGCCGGCGATGGCCGCGATCTCGTTCTCGCTCGTCGGCCGCGCCGATCTCGGCGACCGGCTCGGCCGCAACGCGCGCTGGGCGTCGATCGGCAGTGCGGTCGCGGCGGGCCTGATGGGGCTGACCGGCGAATATTTCTCCGCGCGCGCGGTGTTCTGGCTGACCGCCGTGCTGGCGCTGCCCGCGCTGTTCGCGCTCGCGATGATCCAGCCGACGCACGAGGTGATTCCGCAATCGTCGAAGCACGACGACGCCGACGAAGGCGAGGAACGCGAAACGCTGCTCGAGCTGCTGCGCGACCGCCGGATGCTGATCTTCGCGGCCTGCGTCGTGCTGTTCCACCTGTCGAACGCCGCGATGCTGAACCTCGCGGCCGGCGAAGTCACTGCCGGGATGGGCGAGAACGTGCAGCTCGTGATCGCCGCGTGCATCATCGTGCCGCAGGCGATCGTCGCGATGCTGTCGCCGTGGGTCGGCCGCTCCGCGCAGCGCTGGGGGCGCCGGCCGATCCTGCTGCTCGGCTTCTCCGCGCTGCCGGTGCGCGCGCTGCTGTTCGCCGGCGTCAGCAGCCCGTACCTGCTCGTGCCGATGCAGATGCTCGACGGCATCAGCGCGGCCGTGTTCGGCGTGATGCTGCCGCTGATCGCGGCCGACGTCGCGGGCGGCAAGGGCCGCTACAACCTCTGTATCGGGCTGTTCGGGCTCGCGGCCGGGATTGGCGCCACGCTCAGCACGGCCGTGGCCGGCTACGTCGCCGATCACTTCGGCAACGCGGTCAGCTTCTTCGGGCTCGCGGCCGCCGGCGCGCTCGCGGTGCTGCTGGTCTGGCTCGTGATGCCCGAAACCCGCGTCGAGAACGGCGACGCGACGGCCGCCGAACCGGCGGCCGCCTCGCCCGAACAGGCGCATTGA
- a CDS encoding FUSC family protein has product MDTIRTLNEARQQIQQSIFDLFKGLSFGERLAQGALMALQAVCGACLAYAIGRAMHTEQAVWAAITAIAVTQHNYSDTMSLSRDQFIGAMVGGILGFAGAALGGDRLVAYAITVAVAIVCCWCLNVGSAARLGGVTATIVLLFPGNGPLWDVPLIRLGEVTLGTVCALGVCWLMSRIERRWFRRAAAK; this is encoded by the coding sequence ATGGATACGATCAGGACACTCAACGAAGCCCGCCAGCAGATCCAGCAGTCGATCTTCGATCTGTTCAAGGGGTTGTCATTCGGCGAGCGGCTCGCGCAAGGCGCGCTGATGGCGCTGCAGGCCGTCTGCGGCGCGTGCCTCGCGTATGCGATCGGCCGCGCGATGCATACCGAGCAGGCCGTGTGGGCGGCGATCACCGCGATCGCCGTCACGCAGCACAACTACTCGGACACGATGTCGCTGTCGCGCGACCAGTTCATCGGCGCGATGGTCGGCGGCATCCTCGGCTTCGCCGGTGCGGCGTTGGGCGGCGATCGCCTCGTCGCGTATGCGATCACGGTCGCGGTCGCGATCGTCTGCTGCTGGTGCCTGAACGTCGGCAGCGCCGCACGGCTCGGCGGCGTGACCGCGACGATCGTGCTGCTGTTCCCGGGCAACGGCCCGCTGTGGGACGTTCCGCTGATCCGGCTCGGCGAAGTGACGCTCGGCACGGTGTGCGCGCTGGGCGTGTGCTGGCTGATGTCGAGAATCGAGCGGCGCTGGTTCCGCCGCGCGGCGGCAAAGTGA